AACGCCGTATGCGCCGAGTTCGCTTAATTTTTGGACTGTGTATGTGGGTTTCAAGGGGGGCCTGACAACATCACCAAATGGATCGCGGCCGGGATTACCGACCGTCCATAATCCAAAAGTGAACTTATGTTCAGGCTTAGGCTGATACAGTTCTGACATTCATTTACTCCTATTATTTGTAATTTTGGCGAAGCTTATAAGCCAACATTCAGATTATACCATATTTGGCGGATTTGTTGCAAATTTTTATTCTCGCACACTTTCGTCTGTGTTTCTATATAAGAAGTGGACCATTGGAAAAAACTGCTCAGGGTAGGACACGATTCTCCGAAACGAGAAAGGATAGACATTCACATAACCCCTGTCGGCTCAGCGTTGTAATTGCACTTTCACAGAATACGTTGACCTGTCACATTATACGCCTCAATTTTTGTAGTGGCAACGTTGCAACTTGGATACTGGTCCGCGAACATCGTCCAGATCATTGTATCCCGTGGTGCTCGATCTTCCCGAAGCAGGCGGCGAGAGAGCGTCGCTTCGTGAAAGAAACCGATCTTTTCTGCGACTCTCGCGCTTGCTATGTTCTCCGGATCGCAATGGATCTCCACACGGTTGACTTTATTAATTTTAAAGGCGACCTGGGTTAATGCAGCCGCTGTTTCTGTCGCCAATCCCTTATTCGTGTATATGTGATGGATCCAGTAACCGATTTCTAATGCTGCTTTGCCGATTCGGGGATGCAACCCCGTGCCGCCGAGTACCTGGGTTTCATCTAAATTAAAAATCCCATAAGTAAAGTCCTGTCCCAAGTCAAACTTACCGCGGAATCTACGGATGGACTCGATTTTTGTCTGCAAGTCTGTCGGTTCATTCATTGCCCACGGCATCTGTAGACGGAGATGCTCTAAATTTTCATCAATTGATGCTTTGAGTAGCGGTGCATCCGCAGGCTGCCAGCACCGGATCACCAGTCGCTGTGTATGAACACGGTAAGCAGGACCGATTGTGTTGAAAATCAATTCAATGCTCCTTTTCCACACGGAAACCAGAAATTGTTGTCCTCTTGGCGGACCTCAATCCCTACGAATTCAGAAAGTGATTTGTGTTATGAGGCGATAGGGGACTGATCTTCCGAAGATCGGTCTACACTTTAAAACCTTAGATTAGCGTATTAGACGGAAGATGCTTATATAGGCAGTGCCTTAGATCTCGAGGTGCGTGGAAATCTGTTTCAAGACCTTTTCATAATCTGCTTCCAATTCAAGGGGTTCATTGAGGTAGCGAGGCGGTGGTTCCCCAGGTGCGACGTTGTGATACGCCACCTTGAAATCCGGGAATTTGAGTCCATTCGCAGTAGAGATAACGATAACCCTGTCATCTGGAAGGATCTGTTTCCGCTCCACCATTTTTATTAGTACAGCGAGTGCTACACCGGTATGCGGACAATTGAATAATCCTGTTCTATCGGCGCGCGCAGCGGCATCCGCCAATTCCGTTTCCGTAGCTTGATCAACGATACCATCGAATCGTCGCAAGGTTCGGATAGCACGGTGGATAGAGACCGGATTTCCAATTTGGATTGCTGTGGCTTGCGTGGGTTGGGCTGTAATG
This genomic window from Candidatus Poribacteria bacterium contains:
- a CDS encoding GNAT family N-acetyltransferase translates to MIFNTIGPAYRVHTQRLVIRCWQPADAPLLKASIDENLEHLRLQMPWAMNEPTDLQTKIESIRRFRGKFDLGQDFTYGIFNLDETQVLGGTGLHPRIGKAALEIGYWIHHIYTNKGLATETAAALTQVAFKINKVNRVEIHCDPENIASARVAEKIGFFHEATLSRRLLREDRAPRDTMIWTMFADQYPSCNVATTKIEAYNVTGQRIL